The following are encoded together in the Bacillus cereus group sp. RP43 genome:
- the isdE gene encoding heme ABC transporter substrate-binding protein IsdE, giving the protein MRVKKIMSVLMAIILLFSIAGCSSPKKETAKKVKSNSEERVIATTVAVTEIMDALEVDLAGIPTSSKTLPKRYKGLPEVGNPMSPDMEKVKSMKPSEVLSVTTLEYELKPVFKEAGIKANFLNLTSLKNMQNSITNLGKKYGREKQAEVVVTKFDKKVADIQKQVKGKKEPTVLILLGVPGSYLVATEHSYIGDLVKQLGGKNIVQGEKVEYLASNTEYLKKADPDIILRAAHGMPDEVVKMFDKEFKTNDIWKHFAAVKNNRVYDLEERLFGTTGNLAAIEALDELKKMMYP; this is encoded by the coding sequence TTGAGAGTGAAGAAAATCATGAGTGTATTAATGGCTATCATTCTTTTATTTAGTATAGCTGGGTGCTCATCACCAAAAAAAGAAACGGCGAAAAAGGTAAAGAGTAATAGTGAGGAACGTGTTATTGCTACGACAGTTGCTGTGACTGAAATTATGGATGCATTAGAAGTAGATTTAGCAGGTATTCCCACAAGTTCTAAAACTTTGCCAAAGCGCTATAAAGGTTTACCTGAAGTTGGGAATCCGATGAGTCCTGATATGGAAAAAGTAAAATCAATGAAACCATCAGAAGTATTATCTGTTACAACGCTTGAATATGAATTGAAGCCAGTTTTCAAGGAAGCCGGTATAAAAGCAAACTTTTTAAATTTAACGAGTTTAAAAAATATGCAAAACTCAATTACAAATTTGGGTAAAAAATATGGGCGTGAGAAGCAGGCAGAGGTAGTTGTAACAAAGTTTGATAAAAAGGTTGCTGACATTCAAAAACAAGTAAAAGGGAAAAAAGAACCGACAGTTCTTATTTTACTTGGAGTGCCTGGAAGCTATTTAGTAGCAACAGAACACTCCTATATTGGGGATTTAGTAAAACAACTAGGTGGTAAAAATATCGTACAAGGTGAGAAAGTAGAATATTTAGCTTCTAATACGGAGTACTTAAAAAAAGCTGATCCAGATATTATTTTACGTGCAGCGCATGGTATGCCAGATGAAGTTGTGAAAATGTTCGATAAGGAATTTAAAACGAACGACATTTGGAAGCATTTTGCCGCAGTTAAAAATAATAGAGTGTACGATTTAGAAGAGCGTTTATTTGGAACGACGGG